CGGTGACGAAGAGGGAGAGGAAGCCCAGGGCGAAGAGCATGGCACTGGTGAAGCGGATCTTCCCCCGCCACAGCGTGGCCAGCCAGTTGAACGTCTTGATGGCCGAGGGGACGGCGATGACCAGCGTGGTGGTCATGAAGGCGGTGCCCAGCAGGGGGTGCATGCCGCTGGTGTACATGTGGTGCCCCCAGACCAGGAAGGAAAGAAAGGCGATAGCCACCATGGAGCCTACCATGAAGCGGTAACCGAAGATGGGCTTGCGCGCGTTGTTGGCCAGGATGTCGGAGACCATGCCCATGGGCGGGAGGATCAGCACGTATACCTCCGGGTGGCCCAGGAACCAGAAGAGGTGCTGCCAGAGCAGCGGGTCGCCCCCGGCATGGTCCACCGGCGTCGTCCCCACCAGCAGCCCGGCGGGGACAAAAAAGCTCGTGCCCCCCAGCCGGTCGAAGAGCAGCATGATGGCCGCCGCCAGGAGCACGGGGAAGGCCAGCAAGGAGAGGATGGCGGTGACGAAGAGCGCCCAGACGGTCAGCGGCAGACGGAGCATGGACATCCCGCGGGTGCGCAGCTGCAGGACCGTGGTGATGTAGTTCAGCGAGCCGAAGAGGAAAGCCACGATGAGGACAGCCAGGGCCACCAGCCACAGCGTCTGGCCCAGCCCCGATCCCGGTGCCGCCTGGGGCAGGGCCGACAGCGGGGGGTAGGCCGTCCATCCACCCCCGGCCGCGCCGCCGGAGACGAAGAACGAGGCCAGCAGAATGACGATGGCCGGTGGGTAGAGCCAGTAGGAGAGCATGTTCAGGAAGGGAAAGGCCATGTCCCGGGCGCCGATCATCAGCGGGATGAGAAAGTTGCCGAAGCCCCCGGTAAGCAGGGTGGTGAGTACGAAGAAGATCATGATGGTCCCGTGCATGGTCACCGCGGCCAGGTAGAACGCCTGGCTCATCTGACCCTCCGGCATCCCCCCGGGAAAGAGGCGCCCCAGCAGGGGCCACGACCGCCCCGGCCAGCCCAGCTGGAGGCGGATGAACAGGGCAAGAACTCCGCCGAGGACAGCCATGGCCATGGAGGTGAGGGCGTACTGGATCCCGATAACCTTGTGGTCCTGGCTGAAGATGTACCTGCGCCAGAAGCTCAGCTCACCCACGGTTCGGGCGTCCAGGTGCGGAAGCGCGTGCGCCATCCCTCTCCTCCTGTCCACCTGGCTGGCCGTAGGTCCCCCGGGCGGTCGGCCAGCTTACGGCCGGACCTGCGCGGCCAGCCAGGCGTCGAACTCCTCCTGCGTCTGGACCACGATCCTTCCCCGCATGATGTAATGCAGCGGCCCGCACAGCTCGGCGCAGGCGATCTCGTACGTCCCCGTGCGGCTGGGGGTGAACCAGGTTCTGGTCACCATTCCCGGAACGGCGTCCTGCTTGACGCGGAAGGCGGGGACGAAAAAGGAATGCACCACGTCCTTGGCCCGCAGGCGCACCTCCACCGGGCGGTTCACCACCAGGTGCAGCGCCGCTGACGTGCTGATGTCCAGCACCAGGTCGTCCTGCCCCGCCGGGTCGGCCGGGTCCAGGGCGAACGGGTTTTGCCGTGGGGAGAACAAGCGGGGGTCGATGCGACCAAAGCGGCCGTCGGGCCCCGGATAGCGGGCCTTCCAGCCGAACTGCTCGGCGCGCACCTCCACCACCAGGGCGCCCGGCGGCGGCGCGCTGTGGATGCGCGCCCACAGACCGGCGGCGGCCACCGTCAGCCCGGTCATGACCACAGCCGGGACGATGGTGTATGTCAGCTCCAGCGCCCGGTGCTCGTGCCAGTAGCTGGCCCGCTGACCCCGGTCGCGGTAGAGCCAGACGAAGAGGGCCAGCAGGCCCTGCACCAGCATGAAGGCGGCGCTGATGATGGCCAGGGTGACCAGGAACAGCCGGTCCACGGGCCGGCCCTGCAGCGAGGCCAGGGGAGGCAACCACCAGCGGTGGCGCGCTATCAGCGTGGCTACTACCGCGCCCGCCACCAGCAGCCCCAGGGCCATACCCAGAGCAGCCCCAGTCCGCCTGCTTTCCGCCTGATCCGACCTGACCATCGCCTCGGGGGCCTTCCGCACGAGTCAGCGCATATCGAGCAACATCCTAACCACCAACGCCCATCCCGTCTACTTCACCCCGACCTCGTCGTAGTGCACCGGGATGTGGATGGGGCGCCTCACGGGACCTTCCAGGAGGGCTGCCGTGAAATGGTGTGGATACTTCGCCTACGAGCTCTGGGTGTCCTCCCCGGGCAGGGAGACCTCCACGGGCGATGCCGCTTCCCCCATCCGGCCCAGCGCCACGGAACGCTGGTAGGCCGCCCACACCGCCTTGGAGAGCACGGTGCGCAGGCCGCCCTTCTCCAGCTGGTAGAGGGCGGCGGCGCTGGTGCCGCCGGGAGAGGTGACCATGTTCCGCAGCTCCGCCGGGTGCAGGCGCGACTGTTCGGCGAAGGTGGCCGCACCGCGGATGGTCTGCACCACCAGCTGGCGTGCATCGGCACGGGAGAAGCCCAGGTGCACCGCCGCGTCGATGAGCGCCTCCATCACCAGGAAGACGTAGGTGGGGCCCGTGCCGCTGACAGCAGTGGCCATGTCCAGGAAAACCTCCTCGGCCACGGGCAGTTCCCGCCCCAGGGCCCGGAGGATGGCCTGGGCCTGCGCACGCTGCTGCGGCGTCACCGCAGGCGTTGCCGTCCACACGCTCATCCCCTCTCCCACCTGCGCCGGGGTGTTGGGCATGCAGCGGACGATCGCCTGGTGCTCCAGTCCCTCCGCCAGGGTACGGATGCTGGCGCCGGCGACAATGGAGAGGACGAAGGCGCCCGCAGGGACGGCGCCGCGCATCTCCCGCAGCACACCGGAGAGCACCTGGGGCTTGACGCACAGGGCGACGATGTCCGCCCCGGCGGCGGCGGCCCGGTTGTCGGGCGTGGTGCGAATGCCAAAGAGCGCAGCGAGCTCGTCCAGCCGGGCCTGCCGGGGGTGGCTGGCGGTGATGGCCTGGGGCGCCACCATTCCCCGGGTGAGCAGCCCGCGGATCATGGCCTCGCCCATGACACCTGCGCCGATGAAGGCCAGTCGCAAATCGGCGAGCATTACCTACTCCTCACCCGGTTCATCCCCTACGACTCCCGCTGCAGTGATATGCGTGTGCCGCCGCGCACGCGCGCAAACACTCCCGGATCACCCTCGATCCGCCCCACGACGTTCACCGGGCTGGCTGCGCGGATCTCGTCGCCGCGGCTGGCCGGGGTGGGGCCGAAGAAGATGCAGAACGCCGCCCCCGGCGGCCAGTAGGCGATCTCGCCCGCCTGGACCACGTCGCGGGCATCCGGCTCCGCGGCGCAGCGCACCGGGATCTCAAAGTAGATCTCCTCCCCCCAGCGGTTGGCCGTGGCCTGCAGGGGCAGCGCCTCCCAGATGGCCTCCGCCGTGGGCGAGGCGCCCAGGGTGGCTGTAGCCTCCACCTGCCCGGCGCGGATGCGGATGCGGCGGGTGGCGGCAGTCGTTGTCGGCGGCCGCTGCATGTCGACCTCGCGCTCTCCCTGACGCGGGCTCCGGGATGGTGGCCCCAGGGGGATTCGAACCCCCGTTTCGGCCTTGAGAGGGCCGCGTCCTGGTCCCCTAGACGATGGGGCCTGACGGAGACGCCTGCTTATAATAGGCCGCCGCGGCGCATCCGGTCCAGCTCTTTCCGCTTCGCCCGGCCAGTGCAGCCCTTCTGGCACACGTGCACCACGGCGGGCACCGCGTCCAGTGTATCATGGACCCATGGCTGCACGAAGACTCCGTCCTCCGGGCCCACTACTGGTGGCCGGCGCGGGAGCACTGTGGGGAACCATCGGCGTCGCCGCCAAGTCCGCCTTCCGCTACGGCATCTCTCCGGCCGACGTGGCTCTGTGGCGGGCGGGCGGAGCGTTTGCCCTCCTCCTGGCCACAGCGCTGCTGGTCCGCCGCGACGCCTTGCGCATCGCCCCCGGCGACCTTCCGCTGTTCGCCCTGCATGGGGCGGTAGGCGTGGCCGCCTTCATGACCGTCTACCTGACGGCGATCCGCCTCTCCACAGTGGCGACGGCGGCGATGCTGCTGTACACCGCCCCGGCGTGGGTGGCGCTGCTGGCCCGGCTACTCTTCCACGAACCGCTGAGCCCTCGCAAGCTGGCCGCGGTGACCTGCACCGTCGCCGGCAGCGCGCTGGTGGTGCGCGCCTACGATCCGGCGGCCCTGAGGCTGAACCTGCCCGGGGTGCTGGCCGGACTTGCGTCGGGGTTGACCTACGCCCTCTACAGCATCTTCGGCAAGCACGCGCTGCGCCGCTATGCGCCGTTCACCACGGTCCTGTTCGCCCTGGGGTTCGGAGCGGCATTCCTCCTGCTGGCACTGCGCCGCTGGCCCGCTCTCCCCTCGCCCCAGGCCCTCCCCGGCGTGCTCTACCTGGTCGTGGTGCCCACGGTACTGGCCTACCTGCTGTACACCGCCGGACTGGGTTTGATGGAGGCGGGCCGGGCCAGCATCGTGGCCACGGTGGAGCCGGTGGTGGCCGCGCTGCTTGGGGTGGCGCTGCTGGGAGAGCTCTTCCACCAGTGGCAGTGGGTCGGCGGGGGTCTGATCCTGGCGGGCGTGGCCCTGAGCCAGTGGGAGTAGCGGCGGGTCCTAGCGGGTCCGCCGCAGCGCGGTGTGATGGGCCGCCGCCTCCAGATCATCGTCCAGGGGGACAAGCGGCACCTCCCCGTGGCGGCGGCGCAGGGCCAGAGCGATGAGGTGGTCGGCGAACCAGGGGTTCTTCGACAGCAGCGGTCCGTGCAGGTAGGTACCGAAGGCGTTTCGGTAGACCGCGCCCTCGGTGCCGTCCTCGCCGTTGTTGCCACCTCCTATCACCACCCGCCCCAGAGGGCGGACGCCTGGACCCAGCCGCGTACGTCCGCCGTGGTTCTCGAAGCCAACCAGGGTGGATGGCGTCCCCGCTCCGGGAGGTTCCCAGCGGACGACGGTGTTGCCGATCAGGCGCGGATGGCCCTTTCCCGGGTGGCGCGTGGTCAGGTCCAGCAGCCCGACCCCGGGCAGGTCCGCGCCCTCCGAGGGGCGGTAGAAGTGGCCCATCAACTGGTACCCGCCGCAAACTGCCAGGAGGACGGCGCCCGCCTCCACCGCCTCTCGCAGCACCTCACCCTTCCCGGCCTGCAGGTCCCGGGCCGCCAGCGCCTGCTGGCGGTCCTCTCCCCCGCCGATGAAGTAGAGGTCGTGGGCCCCGGCGCGCAGCGGCGTGCCCGCCGGCACCTCGGTCACCTCCACGGCGATGCCGCGCCACCGCGCCCGCCGCACCAGCACGGCGATGTTTCCCCGATCCCCGTAGAGGTTCAGCAGGTCGGGGTAGAGGTGGCAGATGCGCAGGTCCACGCCCACCCTCAGTCCTCCCAGGAGGTGTGCACGACGCCATCCCGCGCCAGGATGTGGCGCAAGCGCAGCATCGCCGTGTAGGTGGGAAGCACGTAGAGCGGCTCCCCGGCCTGCAATGCCCCCACGCCCCGGCGCAGCGCCCGCGCTTCGTCGGGTTCCACGGCGATGGTCCCCTGGGGAAGCCCCGCGTACTTCAGGCGCACGGCCATGTCCTGCGCCCGCACCCCGGTGACCACGGCGAGGCGGCAGCGGTCGGCCAGCATCTCGAAGTCCACATCCCACAACCAGGAGACGTCGCGCCCGTCGGCGACAAGGTCGTTGATAGCGATGACGG
This region of Armatimonadota bacterium genomic DNA includes:
- a CDS encoding cbb3-type cytochrome c oxidase subunit I — encoded protein: MAHALPHLDARTVGELSFWRRYIFSQDHKVIGIQYALTSMAMAVLGGVLALFIRLQLGWPGRSWPLLGRLFPGGMPEGQMSQAFYLAAVTMHGTIMIFFVLTTLLTGGFGNFLIPLMIGARDMAFPFLNMLSYWLYPPAIVILLASFFVSGGAAGGGWTAYPPLSALPQAAPGSGLGQTLWLVALAVLIVAFLFGSLNYITTVLQLRTRGMSMLRLPLTVWALFVTAILSLLAFPVLLAAAIMLLFDRLGGTSFFVPAGLLVGTTPVDHAGGDPLLWQHLFWFLGHPEVYVLILPPMGMVSDILANNARKPIFGYRFMVGSMVAIAFLSFLVWGHHMYTSGMHPLLGTAFMTTTLVIAVPSAIKTFNWLATLWRGKIRFTSAMLFALGFLSLFVTGGLTGIVLAQPPVDIYFHDTFFVVAHFHFVMASAAIFAAFAGTYYWFPKMFGRMLDERLGRWHFWLTFAGIYATFFPMHYAGFMGMMRRIYSPQLYAHLQGLAPLNVFVSLAAFVLFAAQSIFLYNFFRSLFRGPRAERNPWGATTLEWTAPSPPPHGNWGPALPVVQRWAYEYSPPNAAQDFLPQTAPAAVPVGREPGALGGDGERRR
- the coxB gene encoding cytochrome c oxidase subunit II, coding for MALGLLVAGAVVATLIARHRWWLPPLASLQGRPVDRLFLVTLAIISAAFMLVQGLLALFVWLYRDRGQRASYWHEHRALELTYTIVPAVVMTGLTVAAAGLWARIHSAPPPGALVVEVRAEQFGWKARYPGPDGRFGRIDPRLFSPRQNPFALDPADPAGQDDLVLDISTSAALHLVVNRPVEVRLRAKDVVHSFFVPAFRVKQDAVPGMVTRTWFTPSRTGTYEIACAELCGPLHYIMRGRIVVQTQEEFDAWLAAQVRP
- the proC gene encoding pyrroline-5-carboxylate reductase, whose product is MLADLRLAFIGAGVMGEAMIRGLLTRGMVAPQAITASHPRQARLDELAALFGIRTTPDNRAAAAGADIVALCVKPQVLSGVLREMRGAVPAGAFVLSIVAGASIRTLAEGLEHQAIVRCMPNTPAQVGEGMSVWTATPAVTPQQRAQAQAILRALGRELPVAEEVFLDMATAVSGTGPTYVFLVMEALIDAAVHLGFSRADARQLVVQTIRGAATFAEQSRLHPAELRNMVTSPGGTSAAALYQLEKGGLRTVLSKAVWAAYQRSVALGRMGEAASPVEVSLPGEDTQSS
- a CDS encoding cyclophilin-like fold protein, which translates into the protein MQRPPTTTAATRRIRIRAGQVEATATLGASPTAEAIWEALPLQATANRWGEEIYFEIPVRCAAEPDARDVVQAGEIAYWPPGAAFCIFFGPTPASRGDEIRAASPVNVVGRIEGDPGVFARVRGGTRISLQRES
- a CDS encoding EamA family transporter, translating into MAARRLRPPGPLLVAGAGALWGTIGVAAKSAFRYGISPADVALWRAGGAFALLLATALLVRRDALRIAPGDLPLFALHGAVGVAAFMTVYLTAIRLSTVATAAMLLYTAPAWVALLARLLFHEPLSPRKLAAVTCTVAGSALVVRAYDPAALRLNLPGVLAGLASGLTYALYSIFGKHALRRYAPFTTVLFALGFGAAFLLLALRRWPALPSPQALPGVLYLVVVPTVLAYLLYTAGLGLMEAGRASIVATVEPVVAALLGVALLGELFHQWQWVGGGLILAGVALSQWE
- a CDS encoding glutamine amidotransferase, producing the protein MGVDLRICHLYPDLLNLYGDRGNIAVLVRRARWRGIAVEVTEVPAGTPLRAGAHDLYFIGGGEDRQQALAARDLQAGKGEVLREAVEAGAVLLAVCGGYQLMGHFYRPSEGADLPGVGLLDLTTRHPGKGHPRLIGNTVVRWEPPGAGTPSTLVGFENHGGRTRLGPGVRPLGRVVIGGGNNGEDGTEGAVYRNAFGTYLHGPLLSKNPWFADHLIALALRRRHGEVPLVPLDDDLEAAAHHTALRRTR